From the Chiloscyllium plagiosum isolate BGI_BamShark_2017 unplaced genomic scaffold, ASM401019v2 scaf_4123, whole genome shotgun sequence genome, the window AGCATCATTGTGGGAATGTGGATCCGACTGTGCGCGCCCGCGATTGGAAGTGGAGTTGGTGAGAGAGCAGACTGCCGCAGAGCCAGGACTGTGGCTGGAGCAGACTCCACGCCCGAGTTGTCGTCAGGAGAGAGAGAACGTTAGAGGGCGTTACCCCTCCCTCTCACCCGCCAACAGGTAGATGCAGTCGGCGATACCGAGGGGCAGCGTGTTGTTGGGTGGGCAATGGTGCTTCTCGACAGAGAGGCGGAGGTTCACTTTtcggcctgtgaccagcggtgtgccacaaggaccggtgctgggtccaccgctTTCTGtcgtttggatgtgaacagaggtgATACGGTTCAGCAAAATGGGTGGAGagcgaagaaggtgacctcagagtacaacaggacgaTGATCAGACCAGCCGATGAGCGTGGGTAAATGTGAGGGgatgcgttttggaaaggcaggtCGGGGGCagcacttaatgggaaggtctcagcccaaaacgttgactctcctgctcctcggacgttgtctgacctgctgtgcttttcccagcctCACGTCTACTGACTCTGGTCTCCTGCATccgcagtccttactgtctccgacagcgaaggaggcgtttggtttgctttcctttatcggtcagtgagtacaggagtcgggaggtcatgtcgcgtgcaattctggtctccctccccgtcggtaaggatgttgtgaaagggttcagaaaagatttacaaggagggtttgagttagagggagaggctgaacaggctggggctgttttcccccggagcgacggaggctgagggggtgacctggtttataaaatattgagggggcgtggataggggtaaataggcaaggtctttcccCCCTCCCCGGGgcagggggagtccagaactggaggggcgtaggttaagggtgagagggggaaagggagctgaggggtaactttctcacccagagggtggtgcgtgtgtggaatgagctgccagaggaaggggtggaggctggtacaatgacagcattgaaaaggtggatggggacagggataggaagggattgaagggataggggccaagcgctggcaaacgGGGACTGGATTGGGTCAGGGATATCagggtcggcacggacgggttgggccgaaggttccgcgctgtccatctctctgactctcatcTCACAACCGGAAAGGGGTGCAAGTTACCTCCAGCAGTCCCACTTTCTCCTGCAGTTCCTTCTTGGTCCTGATCAAAGGAGGTGTCTTCAGCCTTTTGGGAAGAACGCGGAACACGCAGGTCAACAGGAGGGACGGTGCCTGTGGCGGTAACATCACTGAGACTAACACGCAGCCATTTGACACACGGGAAGTGGGAACTGTGGAAGGTTCATCAGCGAGAGTGCAAACGATGAACCAGATGAAGTTTTTGAACACAAGAGGTCAAAAGAACTGGGGATTGTCTGCTGTTCACGAGAAAAACAAGGGAGTGGCTGTgggagaaaaacatttttttttctctctgacacCTTTTCTTTCGCCGTTCCCGAGAGTGAGGGGATgctttgacactcctgttctgtTACCCCCGCACTACCAGCGCACGGTGGCGGTCCCCATATTTTCGGCAAAACGTTTCAGAAGCGACGGAGAGAGACGATATTGTTTAATGGCCCAACAGCCGCTCGTCAAACACAGTGAATTTTGGGGGCTCGGCACCCCACGGCCTCCGAGCTCAGATGACGTGCGCGTGCTTTGAGGGGGGTGGCTTGGAAACTGTGCCTCGAATCCGTTAAGGTGGAAAACCACAGAATCCCGACACAGCGgggggaacaggccattcggcccaacatgtccacgccGACACtttggaagagcatcccacccaggctcatCCCCTGACCtgatacctgtaaccctgcattccctagAGCTCAAGCACCGAACCGAAAactccctgaacattatgggaaatgtcgtacggccaatccaccataaactgcacattcctgggcactatggggtaatttagcacgaccaatccaccctaacctgcacatccctgagcacaatgggtaagttagcacgaccaatccaccctaacctgcacatccctgtgcacgaTGgagaatttagcacggccaatccaccctaacctgcacatccccgggcactatgggtaatttagcacggccaatccaccctaaccacacatccctgggcactatgggtaatttagcacagccaatccatcctaacctgtacatccctgggcactatgggtttattagcatagccaatccaccctaacctgcacatccctgggcactatgggtaatttaggatggccaaaccaccctaacctgcacatccctgggcactatgggtaatttaggatggccaatccaccctaacctgcacatcgctgggcactattggtaatttagcacggccaatccaccctaacctgcacatcccagggcactatgggtaatttagcatggccaatccacccgaacctgcacatccctggggactatgggtaatttagcacggccaatccaccctaaccagcacatccctgggcattatgggtaatttagcacggccaatccaccctaacctgcacatccctgggcactattggtaatttagcacgggcaatccaccctaacctacacatccctgggcactatgggtaatttaggatggccaatccaccctgacctgtacatccctgggcactatgggtaatctagcacagctaatccaccctaacctgcacatcccggggcactatgggtaatttaggatggccattccacccgaacctgcacatccctgggcactatggataatttaggatggccaatccaccctaacctgcacatccctgggcactatgggtaatttagcacgaccaatccaccctaacctgcacatccctgggcactatgggtcatttagcatggccaatccaccctaacctgcacatccctgggcactattggtaacttagcatggccaatccaccctaacctgcacatccctgggcactatgggtaatttagcacggccaatccaccctaacctgcacatccctgggcactattggtaatttagcacggccaatccacccttaccggcacatccctgggcactatgggtaatgccgcccagccaatccaccctaacctgcacatccctgggcactatgggtaatttagcacggccaatccacccgaacctgcacatccctgggcactatgggtaatttagcacggccaatccaccctcacctgcacgtccctgggcactatgggtaatttagcacatccaatccaccccaacctgtacatccctgggcactatgggtaatttagcacgggcaatccaccctaacctgcacatccctgggcgttatgggtaatttagcacggccaatccaccctaacctgcacatccctgggcactatgggtttattagcatggccaatccaccctaaactgcacatccctgggcactatgggtaatttagcacggccaatccaccctaacctgcacgtccctggggactatgggtaatttagcacagccaatccaccctaacctgcacgtccctgggcactatgggtaatttatcacggccaatccaccctatcctgcacgtccctgggcactatgggtaatttagcacggccaatccaccctaacctgcacatccctgggcactatgggtaatttagcatggccaataaagcacggtcaatccaccctaacctgcacatccctgggcactatgggtaatttagcacggccaatccacccgaacctgcacatccctgtggactatgggtaatttagcacggccaatccaccctaacctacacatccttgggcactatgggtaatttagcacggccaatccacccgaacctgcacatccctgggcactatgggtaatttagcacggccaatccaccctaacctgcacgtccctggggactatgggtaatttagcacggccaatccaccctaacctgcacatccctggggactatgggtaatttaggatggccattccaccctaacctgcacatccctgggcactatgggtaatttaggttggccaatccaccctaacctgcacatccctgggccctatgggtaatttagcacggccaatccaccctaacctgcacatccctggggcctatgggtaatttagcacggccaatccaccctcacctgcacatccctgggcactatgggtaatttagcacggccaatccaccctaacctgtacaatttggattgtgggtggaaaccggaggcTCCAGAAGAAGACAATGTGCCAACTGCACACAGATGGCCACCCGAGGGTTGAACTGAACCCAGATCCCGTGCACCGTGGGGCAGCGGCTTTGACCTCTGTACCCCCACCCGATCGGTATACAAGCACCAGCCCTCTGCACATGACACCCACATTCCCAGGGACAGGTTGAAGGGATTGGGGGCTTCCTTCAGTGGAGGAACGCCCACAGGAGTGGCCGGAACCGACATCTCGCAGGCTCTGCCCTGCTCTTACCCGAAGTCGTGCGGTATCCTGGTGTAGAACTCGTTGCAGGCCTCCACCAGGGCCTTCCCGCTCACCTTCCGGTTAATACAGTCCTCAATCTTCTGCAGGGAGAGGTAGCCAGCTTTAATCTGGGCCGCAGTCAGTTTACCTGACAGAGGGAGACACCAACAGGGTGAGCGGTCACACGAGTTGAGTAAATCGGACCGGCCTTCTCTCTAGAATTCATTGATCGGAAGTGGACTCGCAGGGTAGACTGGGCGGAggaggaggcgtttggtatgctttcctttattggtcagagtacggagtacaggagttgggaggtcatgttgcggctggacaggacgttggttagggccacttttggaatattgcatgcagttctggtctctccctgctacaggaaggatgttgtgaaagggttcagaaaagatttacaaggacgttggagctgcagggagaggttgaataggctggggctgttttccctggagcgtcggcggctgaggggtgatcttacagaggtttataaaaccatgaggggcatggatacgataaatagacaaggtcttttccccctggggtgggggagtccagaacccgagggacataggtttagggcgagaggggaaagggacccgagggataacttttttcacgcagagggtggtgcgtgtgtggaacgagctgccagaggaagtggtgggggctggtacgatgacagcatttaaaaagtggATGGGGAcagggataggaagggtttggagggataagggccaagtgctggcgaacgggacgagattaggttagggatatctgggtcggcacagacaggttgggccgaagggcctgtgtccgtgCTGTGTGGCTCTGTGAGTGCGCCCGCGTGGCCGGGAGTAAACAGAAGTAGATGGGGCCGAGGGAGACAGTCTCGGTGGGCGGGAGGTCTGATCACTCAGGAGGGCAACACAGAATATAGAAgagagaacagtgcagcacagttcAGGCCCCTCGGCCCCTCGATGCTCAGGCTGACCCATGTACCCTTCACTCTACTGTGTTCCACGTGCAATGGAGAGAATTGCGTACCCTCGGAGGGTTGGGggacctttggaattctctcaccCAAGGGGCTGGGCGGGGGTCGCTGAAGGTCGGGAACGATTTATCGAGGGGTGGGAAAGCGGGTGATTGTGAATGGTGGGagtgggtcagatggcctactcctgaccTTGCTTCCCATCATCTCCGGCCCTGAGTAGCCAATGCGACATCTCAGGATCGTCAACGCTCGGTGACCCGTTTTTCAGCGGCAGCCAGCCTTCACTCAGGCTCTCTCCTGACTCGGTCAGACGCCGGCGTTGCCCCGGTTACCCTCGCTCCACAGGTGGCGCAGAACGTTTGAGCCGGTGGAATTGGAGGGCGCTGAGGTGCCGTGGCAGTGGTCCTTCATGGTGAGTTATTAACCCAACGCCCATCTTGGGGGTAGAGCTGCAGAGAAACGAGGGGAGGACGTCGCTGATTCCCCCCCCCCATGGGGCTGACGTACGGGCCGAATGATGTCGTGAGAAGACAAGGACCCTCAAGGCCAGAGTTACACTCTTGCTGGGGGGCGCTCACGGTGGGATCGTACGATGATGCATTACAAACCTTCTCAGAATTTACATCCTCGACTGAAAGTTGGATcaggtccattgggattgtgtccaatgggagtgaatgggaaggaggtttggggtccattgggattgtgtccaatgggagtgaatgggaatggggtttggggtccattgggattgtgtccaatgggagtgaatgggaaggggggatttggggtccattgggattgggATGGGACTGGGAGTGGGAGTGAGAGTGGGGTGGGACTGCATCCCTCGTTGTAAAGAACCTCCAGTGAACCCAGCCCGTCTTCACCCAGTCACAAGTGACCCAAACATCATACATTGAGAGTCCAGTCCGTATTCTTACCCAGTGGAGCCTTCTTGGTATCATATTTCATCTGGACCACCATCTCCTCCATGGCCTTGATGTTGCAAATCAGCTCAACCAGCTCCTGCACACGATGGTCTAGCTTTGACTCCAACTTGGGGACCTTCTCCGTCTGTCCTACCTTGGTGCTCTGCTGTAACATGGGAACCAACAGGTCAGTGGGGTGAGCCCGCTGCGCGTGAGCGTGACCCATTGACAATATCTGCTTTCTTCCAAACCCGTGACTGAAGGTCAGCGTCGCGTCATGGTCACTGCACTGGAGGAAGCCATTTGGTCAGCTGCTCCCAGTCCAGCTTCCTACAACAGCGGCTCATCTCCCCCTAGTGCCCTCGGATCTCCTCCCTCTGCGGCATTGCAAATATCTTCAGATACATGTTCAAtttgtagagtcatggagatgtacagcactgaaacagacccttcggtccaactcgtccatgccagatatcccaacccaatctagtcccgtttgccagcgcttggcccatatccctctaaacctttcctattcctgtcccCAACCAGATGTCTTccaaatgctgtcattgtaccagcctgcaccccttcctctggcagctcattccatacacgcgccaccctgtgtgtgaaaaagttgtgcctcaagtcctttttaaacctttccccctcacctcttccaccccagggaaaagaccttgtctatttatcctatcgatgccccctcatgattttataaacctctatatgatcaccccctcagcctccgacgctccggggaaaacagacccagccgttcagcctctccctgtagctcaaactcttcaaaccctggcaacatccttgcaaatcctttcaggtttcacaacatccttcctatagcagggagacttgAACTTgcgagggcggcacggtggcacagtggttagcactgctgcctctcagcgccagagacccgggttcatttcccgcctccggtgactgtgtggagtttgcacattctccccgtgtctgcgtgggtttcctccgggtgctccggtttcctcccacagtccaaagatgtgcaggtcaggtgaattggccatgctaaattgcccgtagggtcaggtaaggggtaagtgtaggggtatgggtgggttacgcttcggcgggttagtgcacacttgttgggccgaagggcctgtttccacactgtaatgtaatctaaacttaATGCAGTATCCCAAGGTGTGTATCAACAT encodes:
- the LOC122546303 gene encoding poly [ADP-ribose] polymerase 2-like, giving the protein MGHAHAQRAHPTDLLVPMLQQSTKVGQTEKVPKLESKLDHRVQELVELICNIKAMEEMVVQMKYDTKKAPLGKLTAAQIKAGYLSLQKIEDCINRKVSGKALVEACNEFYTRIPHDFGLKTPPLIRTKKELQEKVGLLEVTCTPFRL